The Desulfovibrio sp. JC022 nucleotide sequence TTTGGGAGATACCATTATTGATGAGTACCAGATTGCATCCACTTTGGGTAAATCCTCAAAAGATCCGATTCTCGCGCTTAAGTATCAGTCCCGTGAGCTTTATGCCGGGGGGGCTTTGGTTGTTGCCAATCACGTGGCCAATTTTGCCGGAGAAGTCACATTGCTTTCCATGCTGGGAGCGGAAGACAGTCATGAGGGATTCATTCGTGAAAAATTGAATCCTAAAATTATCCCTTATTTTTTTACTCGCCCCAAAGCTCCGACAACACTCAAACGTCGCTATATTGATTCCTATTCCTTAAGTAAGGTGATGGAGTTATATATTATGAACGACGAGCCACTTCCAAAGTTGCTGGAAAAAGAAATATGCAACCAGATTGACAGCCTTGTTTCGGGATACGACCTCGTTCTGGTTGCCGATTTCGGGCATGGTTTTATAACTCCGTCCATTGTCGATATTCTTGTTAAGAAATCACCTTATCTTGCTGTAAATACTCAGGCCAATGCCGGAAACCGCGGATTCAATACTATAGGTAAATTTCCGCGTCTGGATTTTTTTTCTCTGGCCGAACATGAGTTGCGTCTTGAAACCCGTGACCAGACCAATGAACTGCGTCCTTTGCTGATGGAAACAGGCGATAAGCTTGGAGCAAAAATTAGTATGGTGACTCAGGGTAGTAGGGGGTGTTCGTTGTACAACCCCAAAAGCGAATTCGTGAAGATTCCATCTTTTAATTCAAATGTTGTGGACCGTGTCGGAGCCGGTGACGCATTGTTTTCCATTGCAGCTCTTGCCGGGTGCATGGGATTGCATGAAGAACTGGTGGGCTTTTTGGGAAATATTGCCGGTTCCCTTGCAGTCAGTATTATGGGTAATGATCGTGCTGTCAGTAAGGAAAGTATGCGCAAGTACATAATTGCGAGTATGAAATAATAAGGAGAACTTCTTTGGATCAACGCTCAAAAGAACTTAGAAAAAAAATAGTTGATGTTCTTTACCATGCCGGGCGCGGTCATATCGGCCCATCAATGTCTTTGGTGGAAATTTTAAGGGTGCTCTATGATTCTGTTTTGGAATTTGATTCTTCGGTTATCGATTACGCTCAGCGTGACCGCTTTATTTTAAGCAAGGGGCATGGGTGTCTAGCACTGTATGTGTTGTTACAGGAAAACGGCTTTATCACTAACGATGAGTTGTTCAGCTTTTGTGCTTACGACGGGCTTGTTGGCGGACATCCCACCGCTAAAATTCCCGGAGTGGAGTTTGCCACAGGCAGTCTGGGACATGGACTTTCTCTTGCTGTCGGCATTGTTGCGGCTTTGAGAATAGATGGTTCGAAAAGCAGGGTGATTGTCGTGCTCGGGGACGGTGAGTGTGGTGAAGGTAGTGTCTGGGAAGCGGCAATGAGTGCTTCTAGGCAGAAGCTTGGCGCATTGACCGTGGTTGTAGACTATAACAAATTGCAGTCCTACGGCTGTACCGAAAAGATTTCAGGATTGGAACCGTTGGCGGAAAAATGGCGCAGCTTCGGATTCTCCACACAGGAAGTGGACGGTCATGATGTGAATGCTTTGGAAAATGTTTTCCGGGAACTGCCATTTGAAACGGACAAGCCTTCAGCAATTATCTGCCATACGGTGAAAGGCAAAGGAATTCCTTTTGCCGAGAACAATCCTCTATGGCACCACAAGACCAAGATGTCTAATGAGGATTATGCACTTATGATCAAAAGTATTGAGGAATACGATGCGTAAAGCTTGCCTTGAACAGATTTATCTTCTTGCAAAGAAAGATAAAAGGGTTGTCTTTGTTGGTTCGGATCTCGGTGCGGGAACCCTTGAGCATTTTCAAGAAGAGATGCCTGAGCGGTTTTTCATGGAGGGCATTGCTGAAGGGCATGTAGTCGGCATGGCTTGCGGTCTAGCCAGAGAAGGAAAGGTGGTTTATGTAAATACTATCCAGAGTTTTTTGACTCGGCGCTGTTATGAGCAGCTGGTGCTGGATGCCTGCCTGCACAATTTGAATGTGCGTTTTATAGGCAATGGCGGAGGGCTTGTTTATGCTCCCCTCGGCCCCACCCACTGGGCCACAGAGGATATTTCCATACTCCGGGTCATACCCAATATGACAGTGCTGGCTCCTGCCGATGCAAAAGAAATGGAACGGCTTATGCCGCATACACTTGAACATCAGGGCCCTCTTTTTATTAGGCTTGCCAAGGGGTACGACCCCATTGTGACCGAAGAAACGAGTTTTGAAATAGGAAAGGCCTATCAATACCGGGAAGGAAACGACGTTCTGATTCTGGGTTGTGGAGTTGCTCTCGGAGTCATAAAAGAAGCCGGAAAGCTACTTGCTGAAAATGGTATAGAATCTTCCATCCTGCATCTGCCTACGGTTAAACCTTTGGACAGCGAGGCAATAATAGGCAAAGCGCGAAAAGCGTCCTGCGTGATCACTGTGGAGGAACACAGTGTGCTTGGAGGGCTTGGAGGGGCTGTGGCTGAAATACTGGTTGAAGCCTGCCTGCCCAATCCTTTGCGCATGAAGCGTGTTGGATTGGCAGATTCATTCAGCGAGAATTATGGAACACAATTGCAGCACATGAACC carries:
- a CDS encoding transketolase codes for the protein MRRTSLDQRSKELRKKIVDVLYHAGRGHIGPSMSLVEILRVLYDSVLEFDSSVIDYAQRDRFILSKGHGCLALYVLLQENGFITNDELFSFCAYDGLVGGHPTAKIPGVEFATGSLGHGLSLAVGIVAALRIDGSKSRVIVVLGDGECGEGSVWEAAMSASRQKLGALTVVVDYNKLQSYGCTEKISGLEPLAEKWRSFGFSTQEVDGHDVNALENVFRELPFETDKPSAIICHTVKGKGIPFAENNPLWHHKTKMSNEDYALMIKSIEEYDA
- a CDS encoding PfkB family carbohydrate kinase codes for the protein MEFIDMVAIDSKIKTIAELSEISVQLKKEGKSVVLCHGVFDLLHIGHIRYLNQAREYADVLMVTLTPDQYVDKGPDRPAFPDSLRAEALASLMETDYVAINEWPTAEETLWSIRPDVYAKGDEFKDIDDDPEEKIGMEAKVVKAIGAKLIFTSDIVFSSSNLINRYLSRNSEELDEYLKMFRKRYALYDVLESLDRIEELKVLILGDTIIDEYQIASTLGKSSKDPILALKYQSRELYAGGALVVANHVANFAGEVTLLSMLGAEDSHEGFIREKLNPKIIPYFFTRPKAPTTLKRRYIDSYSLSKVMELYIMNDEPLPKLLEKEICNQIDSLVSGYDLVLVADFGHGFITPSIVDILVKKSPYLAVNTQANAGNRGFNTIGKFPRLDFFSLAEHELRLETRDQTNELRPLLMETGDKLGAKISMVTQGSRGCSLYNPKSEFVKIPSFNSNVVDRVGAGDALFSIAALAGCMGLHEELVGFLGNIAGSLAVSIMGNDRAVSKESMRKYIIASMK
- a CDS encoding transketolase family protein, which translates into the protein MRKACLEQIYLLAKKDKRVVFVGSDLGAGTLEHFQEEMPERFFMEGIAEGHVVGMACGLAREGKVVYVNTIQSFLTRRCYEQLVLDACLHNLNVRFIGNGGGLVYAPLGPTHWATEDISILRVIPNMTVLAPADAKEMERLMPHTLEHQGPLFIRLAKGYDPIVTEETSFEIGKAYQYREGNDVLILGCGVALGVIKEAGKLLAENGIESSILHLPTVKPLDSEAIIGKARKASCVITVEEHSVLGGLGGAVAEILVEACLPNPLRMKRVGLADSFSENYGTQLQHMNQNGLTAENILIEARKLLDMGH